The following proteins are encoded in a genomic region of Dyadobacter sp. UC 10:
- the glpK gene encoding glycerol kinase GlpK, producing the protein MSKYIAAIDQGTTSTRCILFDHSGNIVSVGQKEHEQIYPQPGWVEHNPVEIWKNTLEVIAIARINASATAADIAAIGITNQRETTVVWNKRTGKPYYNALVWQDTRTTDLVAKYEREGGLNQFRDITGLPVSTYFSGLKLKWLLDNVEGLREDAEKGEALFGNIDTFLIWHLTGSTQSGIHVTDVSNASRTQLMNLRTLQWDANMLEAYQIPEKMLPAIKSSSEVYGHVTNEILPGVPVAGDLGDQHAALVGQTCFEPGMAKNTYGTGCFLVMNTGNELKTSENGLLTTISYQFGNQPVQYALEGSVAVTGALVQWVRDNLGLIKNSSDIETLAKTVEDNGGAYFVPAFSGLYAPYWRNDARGVIAGLTRYVNKGHIARAVLEATAYQTVDVVRAMEQDSGIKLASLRVDGGMVSNQLLMQFQSDILNTQVVSPAVAETTALGAAYAAGLAVGYWKNTEELKNNWAIAHTWNPDMENVIREKYYSGWKKAVTKSYDWMEG; encoded by the coding sequence ATGTCCAAATACATCGCCGCAATCGACCAGGGTACTACCAGCACACGCTGTATTCTTTTTGACCACAGTGGAAATATCGTTTCCGTAGGACAAAAGGAGCACGAGCAGATTTACCCGCAGCCGGGCTGGGTTGAACATAATCCGGTTGAGATCTGGAAAAATACGCTGGAAGTAATCGCGATCGCGCGTATCAATGCTTCGGCCACTGCGGCAGATATTGCGGCGATCGGTATTACCAACCAGCGTGAAACGACGGTAGTTTGGAATAAAAGAACCGGAAAACCTTACTACAATGCGCTGGTTTGGCAGGATACCAGGACTACGGACCTTGTTGCGAAATATGAAAGAGAGGGCGGGCTGAACCAGTTCCGGGACATTACCGGGTTGCCGGTTTCGACCTATTTTAGCGGATTGAAATTAAAATGGCTGCTGGATAACGTGGAAGGCTTGCGGGAAGATGCTGAAAAAGGAGAGGCGCTTTTCGGGAATATCGATACTTTCCTGATCTGGCATCTGACAGGCAGTACCCAGAGCGGAATTCACGTCACCGACGTATCCAATGCAAGCCGCACGCAGCTCATGAACCTGCGCACTTTGCAGTGGGACGCCAATATGCTGGAAGCTTATCAGATCCCCGAAAAAATGCTGCCCGCGATCAAAAGCAGCAGCGAAGTGTACGGGCACGTCACCAACGAAATCCTGCCCGGTGTACCCGTAGCGGGCGACCTGGGCGACCAGCACGCAGCCTTAGTCGGCCAAACCTGCTTTGAGCCAGGCATGGCGAAAAACACTTACGGTACTGGCTGTTTTCTAGTAATGAATACGGGGAACGAGCTTAAAACTTCTGAAAACGGGCTTCTTACTACTATATCTTATCAATTTGGTAATCAGCCCGTTCAATATGCATTGGAAGGAAGTGTAGCTGTGACGGGCGCTTTGGTCCAGTGGGTGCGGGATAATTTGGGTTTGATTAAAAACAGCAGTGATATTGAAACTTTGGCAAAAACAGTAGAAGATAACGGCGGCGCCTATTTCGTACCTGCATTCTCCGGACTATATGCACCTTACTGGCGAAACGATGCCCGCGGCGTGATTGCCGGGTTAACAAGGTATGTCAATAAAGGCCACATTGCGAGAGCCGTTTTGGAGGCAACTGCTTACCAAACCGTCGATGTAGTGCGCGCGATGGAGCAGGATTCAGGTATTAAACTTGCTTCTTTACGCGTCGACGGCGGCATGGTTTCCAATCAACTATTAATGCAATTTCAGTCCGATATCCTTAATACACAGGTAGTTTCGCCCGCCGTAGCCGAAACCACCGCATTGGGAGCCGCCTACGCCGCCGGACTTGCAGTAGGATACTGGAAAAACACCGAAGAACTCAAAAACAACTGGGCCATCGCGCATACGTGGAATCCGGATATGGAAAACGTCATCCGCGAGAAGTACTACTCGGGCTGGAAAAAGGCGGTGACGAAGTCTTATGATTGGATGGAAGGGTAA
- a CDS encoding 3'-5' exonuclease, translating to MHTLHLKKPLAFFDLETTGVNICRDRIVEISVVKALVNGETEIRTRRINPEMPIPLESSLIHGIYDEDIKDEPTFKSIAKNLSTFLDGCDLAGFNSNRFDIPMLVEEFLRVGVDFDVKNRKMVDAQRIFHMMEPRNLAAAYKFYCGKTLENAHSAEADTIATFEVLQGQIAKYAGVTITDSHGKETEPIKNDVGALHDLTASRIIDFAGRMVFNDKGEEVFNFGKHNGKKVADILKNEPSFFDWMMKGEFPLDTKRKLTEIKLRGLTQR from the coding sequence ATGCATACCCTCCATCTCAAAAAGCCCCTTGCTTTTTTTGATCTTGAGACCACAGGAGTCAATATTTGTCGCGACCGGATTGTGGAAATTTCAGTGGTCAAGGCTTTGGTCAATGGAGAAACCGAGATCCGTACCAGAAGAATCAATCCTGAAATGCCTATTCCGCTCGAAAGCAGCCTCATCCACGGGATTTATGACGAGGATATTAAGGACGAGCCGACTTTCAAGAGCATTGCCAAAAATCTCTCTACATTTCTTGATGGTTGCGACCTGGCCGGTTTCAACAGCAACCGGTTTGATATTCCGATGCTCGTGGAGGAATTTTTACGTGTAGGCGTCGATTTCGATGTCAAAAACCGGAAAATGGTAGACGCGCAACGCATTTTTCATATGATGGAGCCACGGAACCTTGCGGCTGCCTACAAATTTTACTGCGGAAAAACGCTTGAAAACGCACACAGCGCCGAGGCGGATACTATTGCGACATTCGAAGTATTGCAGGGACAAATTGCCAAATATGCAGGTGTTACCATCACTGACAGTCACGGTAAGGAAACCGAGCCTATTAAAAATGACGTCGGTGCGCTCCACGATTTGACTGCTTCCCGGATTATCGATTTTGCGGGCAGAATGGTCTTCAATGACAAGGGCGAAGAGGTTTTCAACTTTGGAAAACATAATGGGAAAAAAGTAGCGGATATCCTCAAAAATGAACCGTCTTTCTTCGACTGGATGATGAAAGGTGAATTCCCGCTGGACACCAAGCGGAAACTGACAGAGATCAAACTGAGGGGACTAACCCAGCGCTGA
- the nuoK gene encoding NADH-quinone oxidoreductase subunit NuoK, with the protein MIPNPNIPEVSIPSVIQNIPLQHYLILSTLLFVIGIIGVLTRRNAIIIFMSVELMLNAANLLLIAFSSYKSDPSGQVFVFFIMAVAAAEVAVGLAIIVMIYRNTRNTDIGFLNKLKW; encoded by the coding sequence ATGATTCCAAACCCTAATATTCCAGAGGTTAGCATACCATCGGTTATTCAGAATATCCCTCTTCAACATTATCTGATCCTCAGCACTTTACTTTTTGTAATTGGCATTATCGGTGTTCTCACCAGAAGGAACGCGATCATCATTTTTATGTCCGTCGAACTGATGCTGAATGCTGCCAACCTGCTGCTGATCGCTTTTTCTTCTTACAAATCAGATCCTTCCGGGCAGGTTTTTGTGTTCTTTATCATGGCCGTCGCCGCCGCGGAAGTTGCAGTTGGACTCGCTATTATCGTAATGATTTACCGCAATACCCGAAATACAGATATTGGTTTTCTCAACAAACTGAAATGGTAG
- the nuoL gene encoding NADH-quinone oxidoreductase subunit L, with product MSASLLILIPLLPLIGFLINGIGFKTIPKGAVGIIGTLAVVASFVISVMTFNDFLASGSQPLVVPLFDWISVGDLRIPFSFQIDQLSLLMLMIITGVGSLIHIYSIGYMHHDEGFGKFFAYLNLFLFFMLLLVLGSNYVIMFIGWEGVGLCSYLLIGFWNKNTNYNNAARKAFIMNRVGDLGFLLGIFTIIATFGSVEYTEVFAQASSFSLEDPVIVTICLFLFIGAMGKSAQIPLYTWLPDAMAGPTPVSALIHAATMVTAGIYMVIRSNVLYSLAPSALEIVGVIGGLTAIFAASIGLLQNDIKKVLAYSTVSQLGYMFMGLGAMAYSASMFHVITHAFFKALLFLGAGSVIHAMSDEQDIRNMGGLRKKLPITFITFLIATIAIAGIPPFAGFFSKDEILAHVFEHNKLLWVIGVIGSLMTSFYMFRLLFLTFFGNFRGTHEQEHHLHESPASMTIPLVILAILSAIGGFIGVPEALHGSHHLAEFMSPLYDAAREANPAGFAPTTLSHSEEYLLMGVSVAVALISAVVAYVMYVQKASVPAPDSAEKSGLQRLVYNKYYVDELYDNVFVKSTKTLSNILYSFGEFFIDLFVNAAVRLTSFSAKMLRKTQTGSTGDYVFAMVLGIVAILFWKLLL from the coding sequence ATGTCTGCATCATTACTCATCCTGATTCCGCTATTGCCGCTCATTGGCTTTCTGATCAATGGAATCGGATTTAAAACAATACCTAAAGGCGCTGTCGGAATCATCGGTACGCTGGCTGTTGTGGCCAGTTTTGTCATTTCGGTGATGACCTTCAATGATTTTCTCGCATCAGGAAGTCAGCCCCTGGTAGTCCCCCTTTTCGACTGGATTAGCGTAGGCGACCTGCGTATTCCTTTCTCATTCCAGATCGACCAGCTATCGCTTTTAATGCTGATGATCATTACGGGCGTAGGCTCGCTGATCCACATTTACTCGATCGGCTATATGCATCACGATGAAGGTTTTGGTAAGTTTTTCGCTTACCTCAACCTGTTTTTGTTTTTCATGCTCCTGCTTGTGCTAGGATCCAATTATGTGATCATGTTTATCGGCTGGGAAGGTGTTGGATTATGCTCTTACCTGCTGATCGGATTTTGGAATAAAAACACAAACTACAACAACGCTGCCCGCAAAGCATTCATTATGAACCGCGTAGGTGACCTCGGCTTCCTGCTGGGTATCTTCACGATCATCGCAACTTTCGGTTCAGTTGAATACACGGAAGTATTTGCCCAGGCCAGCAGCTTTTCGCTGGAAGATCCTGTTATTGTTACTATTTGCCTATTCCTGTTTATTGGTGCGATGGGTAAATCGGCGCAGATTCCGTTGTACACCTGGCTGCCCGACGCGATGGCTGGCCCAACCCCGGTTTCCGCATTGATCCACGCAGCGACGATGGTTACGGCTGGAATTTACATGGTGATCCGCTCCAACGTCCTTTATTCGCTCGCACCTTCCGCGCTTGAAATTGTTGGGGTAATCGGAGGGTTGACAGCGATTTTTGCAGCGTCAATCGGTCTTTTACAAAATGATATTAAGAAAGTACTCGCTTATTCAACTGTAAGTCAGCTGGGTTATATGTTTATGGGATTGGGCGCAATGGCTTACTCTGCTTCCATGTTCCACGTAATTACCCACGCGTTCTTCAAAGCATTACTTTTCCTTGGCGCGGGAAGCGTGATCCACGCCATGTCCGACGAGCAGGATATCCGGAATATGGGTGGGCTGCGCAAAAAGCTGCCGATCACTTTTATCACATTCCTGATCGCTACAATTGCGATTGCAGGTATTCCTCCATTTGCAGGGTTTTTCTCCAAAGATGAAATCCTTGCCCATGTTTTTGAACACAACAAATTGCTATGGGTGATCGGTGTGATCGGCTCGTTGATGACTTCCTTTTATATGTTCCGCCTGCTTTTCCTTACTTTCTTTGGAAACTTCCGCGGTACACACGAGCAGGAGCACCATTTGCACGAGTCGCCTGCTTCCATGACCATTCCGCTTGTTATTCTGGCGATACTCTCAGCAATTGGTGGATTCATCGGAGTACCAGAGGCTTTGCACGGAAGCCACCATTTGGCCGAATTCATGAGCCCATTGTATGATGCAGCTCGCGAAGCCAACCCGGCAGGCTTTGCTCCTACTACCTTGTCACATTCCGAAGAATATCTTTTAATGGGCGTTTCAGTGGCTGTTGCCTTGATTTCAGCGGTTGTAGCTTACGTGATGTATGTTCAGAAAGCCTCGGTACCAGCTCCCGATTCGGCCGAAAAGTCAGGCTTGCAGCGATTGGTTTACAACAAATATTACGTGGACGAATTGTATGATAATGTTTTTGTAAAATCAACCAAAACGCTATCGAATATCCTGTACAGTTTCGGTGAATTTTTCATTGACCTGTTCGTAAATGCAGCTGTGAGGCTGACCAGTTTTTCAGCCAAAATGCTTAGAAAAACGCAAACCGGCTCGACGGGTGACTATGTGTTTGCAATGGTACTGGGGATTGTCGCGATCCTGTTCTGGAAGCTTTTACTTTGA